A DNA window from Streptomyces canus contains the following coding sequences:
- a CDS encoding carboxymuconolactone decarboxylase family protein, with the protein MALRVPKAELPAELRENLIKQLGSVPEPSEVLWNNPKLAEANQEFSAKVGTWDAADASLKTFAHMAVAAQVGCSWCLDINYFAALNQNLDLAKASQVPRWREAEVFTPLEREVMEYAEAMTNTPTTVTDELSASLLGRLGPAALVELTVFIGFANLAARCNTAHGITSQGYSDACEIPLAARPETSGVASTA; encoded by the coding sequence ATGGCGCTACGCGTACCGAAGGCCGAGCTCCCCGCCGAGCTCCGCGAAAATCTGATCAAGCAGCTCGGTTCCGTGCCCGAGCCCAGCGAGGTGCTGTGGAACAACCCCAAGCTCGCCGAGGCCAACCAGGAGTTCTCAGCCAAGGTGGGCACCTGGGACGCGGCCGACGCGAGCCTCAAGACGTTCGCGCACATGGCCGTCGCGGCGCAGGTCGGCTGCAGCTGGTGCCTCGACATCAACTACTTCGCGGCACTGAACCAGAACCTGGACCTGGCCAAGGCGAGCCAGGTGCCGCGCTGGCGGGAGGCGGAGGTGTTCACGCCGTTGGAGCGAGAGGTGATGGAGTACGCCGAGGCCATGACGAACACGCCGACGACCGTCACCGATGAGCTGTCGGCGAGTCTGCTCGGCCGGCTCGGTCCGGCGGCGCTGGTCGAGCTCACCGTGTTCATCGGCTTCGCCAACCTGGCGGCCAGGTGCAACACGGCGCATGGGATCACCTCGCAGGGCTACTCCGATGCCTGCGAGATCCCGCTGGCCGCGCGTCCTGAGACGTCCGGCGTAGCGTCGACGGCATGA
- a CDS encoding RNA polymerase sigma-70 factor has product MTEDPFVAHRSLLFTVAYEMLGSAADAEDVLQESWLRWAEVDQSRVSDARAYLVRTVTRQALNRLRTLARSREDYVGEWLPEPLLTSPDVAEDVELAESVSIAMLTVLETLGPTERAVFVLREVFELPYGEIAEAIGKSAAAVRQIARRAREHVAARRPRVQVSRSEQQAVVERFLLALRTGQLQELVEVMAPDVVLIADGGGLAAAALAPIHGVELVAKVLARTNRLEVAALATTTVWLNGAPAGRIEIDGELATAVSLVVENGQVTRVYLVRNPRKLTRLDVPAELAR; this is encoded by the coding sequence ATGACCGAGGACCCGTTCGTCGCCCATCGCAGCCTGCTGTTCACGGTCGCCTACGAGATGCTCGGCTCCGCGGCAGACGCGGAGGACGTGCTGCAGGAGTCCTGGCTGCGGTGGGCCGAGGTCGACCAGTCGCGGGTGAGCGACGCGCGGGCGTACCTCGTCAGGACCGTCACGCGGCAGGCGCTCAACCGGCTGCGGACGTTGGCACGCAGCCGCGAGGACTATGTCGGCGAGTGGCTACCAGAACCGTTGCTGACCAGCCCTGATGTCGCCGAGGACGTAGAGCTCGCGGAGAGCGTCTCGATCGCGATGCTGACCGTCCTTGAAACGCTCGGGCCGACGGAGCGGGCGGTGTTCGTGCTCCGCGAGGTCTTCGAGCTGCCGTACGGCGAGATCGCCGAGGCCATCGGGAAGTCCGCGGCCGCGGTGCGGCAGATCGCGCGGCGAGCACGCGAGCATGTGGCGGCCCGGCGTCCGCGGGTGCAGGTGAGCCGGTCGGAGCAGCAGGCCGTGGTGGAGCGGTTCCTGCTCGCGTTGCGCACCGGGCAGTTGCAGGAGCTGGTGGAGGTCATGGCACCGGACGTGGTCTTGATCGCCGATGGTGGCGGGCTGGCGGCCGCCGCTCTGGCTCCGATCCACGGGGTCGAGCTCGTGGCGAAGGTGCTCGCGCGCACGAACCGGTTGGAAGTGGCCGCGCTCGCCACGACGACCGTGTGGCTCAACGGCGCACCTGCCGGCCGGATCGAGATCGACGGCGAGTTGGCCACGGCGGTGAGCCTCGTGGTGGAGAACGGGCAGGTCACCCGGGTCTACCTGGTGAGAAACCCGCGGAAGCTGACGAGACTGGACGTACCGGCTGAACTCGCCAGGTAA
- a CDS encoding response regulator produces MIRVLLVDDQPLIRSGFRALLDLEDDIEVVAEAADGQESLALAREHLPDVALVDIQMPVLDGIETTRRIAADPNLAAMHVVILTNYGLDEYVFAALRTGAAGFLVKDILPEDFLYAVRVAARGDALLSPSITRKLINTYVTQPQGTSIGTGLEGLTNREREAVALVAHGLSNGQIADRMVISPTTAKTHINRAMAKLHARDRAQLVILAYESGLVAPRGSC; encoded by the coding sequence ATGATCCGTGTCCTGCTGGTTGACGACCAGCCACTCATTCGCAGCGGATTCCGCGCGCTTCTCGACCTTGAAGATGACATCGAGGTGGTGGCCGAGGCCGCCGACGGGCAGGAGAGCCTGGCACTGGCCAGAGAACACCTGCCCGACGTCGCTCTTGTCGACATCCAGATGCCGGTCCTCGACGGCATCGAGACGACCCGGCGCATCGCCGCGGACCCGAACCTGGCTGCCATGCACGTGGTCATCCTGACCAACTACGGCCTGGACGAATACGTCTTCGCCGCGCTGCGCACCGGCGCTGCCGGATTCCTCGTCAAGGACATTCTGCCGGAAGACTTCCTGTACGCCGTCCGCGTCGCCGCACGCGGCGACGCCCTGCTCTCACCCTCGATCACCCGCAAGCTCATCAACACGTACGTCACCCAGCCGCAGGGCACCAGCATCGGCACAGGGCTGGAAGGGCTCACCAACCGCGAACGCGAAGCCGTCGCCCTGGTCGCGCATGGCCTGTCCAACGGCCAGATCGCCGACCGCATGGTGATCAGCCCGACGACCGCGAAAACCCATATCAACCGGGCCATGGCCAAGCTCCACGCCCGCGACCGCGCTCAGCTCGTCATCCTCGCCTACGAATCCGGCCTGGTAGCCCCACGCGGTTCCTGCTGA
- a CDS encoding lysophospholipid acyltransferase family protein, whose product MHATMRDRFTSRSHAAARFVAQRGLLKPVVWSVTSVTVLGRERLANVEDTYVVVANHSSHLDTPLIMGALPRRLARYLAVGAAADYFFDVWQRRGLTALFFNAFPVDRSGANTRGVSAKALLNRGVPLLIFPEGTRSRDGSLGTFKPGVAALASSAEVPVLPVAVIGAHEAHPRGSNWPKPGRLPVGVVFGEPLTARPGELRSDFTERIRSAIVALAEEHSDHILGANTTSRRVLEGDRS is encoded by the coding sequence ATGCATGCGACGATGCGCGACCGTTTCACGTCACGCTCTCACGCCGCGGCGCGTTTCGTCGCGCAGCGGGGGCTGTTGAAGCCCGTCGTCTGGAGCGTGACCAGCGTCACGGTACTTGGGCGCGAGCGCTTGGCGAACGTCGAGGACACCTATGTCGTCGTCGCCAATCACAGCTCGCACCTCGACACACCACTCATCATGGGCGCGCTGCCCCGCCGATTGGCGCGCTACCTCGCGGTGGGAGCCGCCGCCGACTACTTCTTCGACGTGTGGCAGCGGCGCGGCCTCACGGCTCTCTTCTTCAACGCCTTCCCGGTCGACCGCAGCGGAGCGAACACGCGCGGAGTGAGCGCCAAGGCTTTGCTGAACCGGGGAGTGCCGCTCCTGATCTTTCCCGAAGGTACCCGCTCGCGCGACGGATCGCTCGGGACGTTCAAGCCGGGGGTGGCGGCGCTCGCCTCGTCAGCCGAGGTGCCGGTGCTCCCCGTCGCGGTCATCGGCGCGCATGAGGCGCATCCTCGCGGATCGAATTGGCCGAAACCGGGCCGCCTGCCGGTCGGGGTTGTCTTCGGCGAACCGCTCACTGCCCGTCCCGGGGAGTTGAGGAGCGACTTCACCGAACGCATCCGCTCGGCGATCGTCGCCCTGGCCGAGGAGCACTCCGACCACATCCTCGGCGCGAATACCACCTCACGTCGTGTACTTGAAGGAGACCGTTCGTGA
- a CDS encoding SDR family NAD(P)-dependent oxidoreductase encodes MRVALVTGATSGIGAAFARALADRGWDLVLVARDRERLGRMAVELESRGRAVEVLPADLSDRADVERVVARLEDPAHPVDMLVNNAGFGVHAPITSADTAPHDRAIEVMGRAVLVLAGAAGRAMRERGHGAIVNVSSTAGFVTMGSYSAVKAFVTSLTEGLANELHGTGVTVTALCPGWVRTEFHARAGIRSSSIPNFLWLDAERLVEASLRDVRRGRVISMPSFRYRLLIWFARHLPRHTVRWISRRISSNRNDSLIH; translated from the coding sequence ATAAGGGTCGCACTTGTCACCGGCGCTACGTCGGGTATCGGAGCGGCGTTCGCGCGCGCTCTGGCGGACCGTGGATGGGACCTTGTCCTGGTGGCGCGCGACAGGGAGCGGCTCGGCCGGATGGCGGTCGAGCTCGAGTCCCGGGGCCGTGCCGTCGAAGTACTGCCCGCCGACCTGTCCGATCGCGCCGACGTCGAGCGTGTCGTCGCCCGGCTGGAGGACCCCGCCCATCCGGTGGACATGCTCGTGAACAACGCCGGTTTCGGCGTGCACGCGCCGATAACCTCGGCCGACACCGCTCCGCACGACCGGGCGATCGAGGTCATGGGGCGCGCGGTGCTGGTGCTCGCGGGCGCCGCCGGGCGGGCCATGCGCGAACGCGGGCACGGTGCGATCGTCAATGTGTCGAGCACGGCTGGGTTCGTCACGATGGGGAGTTATTCGGCAGTCAAGGCCTTCGTGACCTCGCTCACGGAGGGGCTGGCGAACGAGCTCCATGGAACGGGCGTCACCGTGACGGCCCTTTGTCCGGGCTGGGTCCGCACGGAGTTCCATGCGCGGGCCGGAATCCGGTCGTCGAGCATTCCGAACTTCCTCTGGCTCGACGCCGAGCGACTCGTCGAGGCGAGTCTGCGCGACGTGCGCCGCGGACGGGTGATCTCCATGCCGAGCTTCCGGTACCGGTTGCTCATCTGGTTCGCACGTCATCTTCCGCGCCACACGGTGCGGTGGATCTCGCGACGGATCTCGTCCAACCGTAATGACAGTCTCATTCACTGA
- a CDS encoding FAD-binding oxidoreductase has translation MTESPRRTDAMRTGEVKHMKWWGWGVEGVGFHHEDKPGFAPFVQKAVGLDLLAAERTERPDFSQLKVPDSTAPEEFVTVLSGIVGAENTVVDDLSRVVHTYGKSLRDLVRIRAGEIARSPDVIVYPADEAEVQSVVDAAVEADAVIIPFGGGSNIAGSLEPHPDESRVVVSLDLGRLNRVLEIDADSGLARIQAGALGPDLEAQLNRDGWTMGHFPDSFTHSTLGGWVATRSSGMQSDKYGDIADIAKGLRVVRAGGILVIRAVPSASTGPSVREMVVGSEGRLGVITEVTVQVHRLPEKRAIYAYFFKNLDHGLAAMQEIAESDVSPTVTRISDAHETGFSLATGKESKGIQKKAQAGLMAYLKRRGWNLDEMCLSFIGFEGGKAHAKRQKSLVDRIVRKHHGIGVGKGPGALYDQKKFDTPYIRDFLLDRGAAGDVSETAGPWSKLRGIHAAVYEAADRAYEKIGRTGWTMSHMSHSYHSGACLYFTFAFVFGDDPLGEYDTVKRAIQQAFIDAGGTISHHHGVGLEHAPWLEEDISAQGVAVMSGLFDAADPGGNFNPRKIVV, from the coding sequence GTGACCGAATCCCCCCGCCGCACCGACGCGATGCGCACCGGTGAGGTGAAACACATGAAGTGGTGGGGCTGGGGCGTGGAAGGCGTCGGCTTCCACCACGAGGACAAGCCCGGGTTCGCGCCGTTCGTACAGAAGGCCGTCGGTCTCGACCTCTTGGCGGCCGAGCGCACCGAACGGCCCGACTTCTCGCAGTTGAAGGTGCCGGATTCGACGGCACCGGAGGAGTTCGTCACCGTCCTGAGCGGCATCGTCGGAGCAGAGAACACCGTCGTCGACGACCTGTCCCGGGTCGTCCACACGTACGGCAAGAGCCTGCGTGACCTGGTCCGGATCCGAGCAGGCGAGATCGCGCGCAGTCCCGATGTGATCGTCTACCCGGCCGACGAGGCGGAGGTGCAAAGCGTCGTCGACGCGGCCGTCGAGGCGGACGCCGTGATCATCCCCTTTGGGGGCGGCAGCAATATCGCCGGCAGCCTCGAACCGCACCCGGACGAGTCGCGGGTGGTCGTCTCGCTCGACCTCGGCCGCCTCAACCGGGTGCTGGAGATCGACGCCGACTCCGGCCTGGCGCGCATCCAGGCCGGAGCGCTGGGCCCCGATCTTGAGGCTCAACTCAACCGGGACGGCTGGACGATGGGGCACTTCCCCGACTCGTTCACCCACTCGACGCTCGGCGGGTGGGTCGCCACGCGCTCGTCCGGCATGCAGTCGGACAAGTACGGCGACATCGCGGACATCGCCAAGGGACTGCGTGTCGTGCGGGCCGGTGGGATCCTCGTGATCCGTGCCGTTCCGAGTGCGTCGACCGGGCCGAGCGTGCGGGAGATGGTGGTGGGCTCAGAGGGGCGGCTCGGCGTCATCACCGAGGTCACGGTGCAGGTGCACCGGCTCCCCGAGAAGCGTGCCATCTACGCCTACTTCTTCAAGAATCTCGACCACGGCCTCGCCGCGATGCAGGAGATCGCCGAGAGCGACGTCTCGCCCACGGTCACCCGTATCTCGGACGCGCACGAGACCGGCTTCTCGCTGGCGACGGGCAAGGAGTCGAAGGGCATTCAGAAGAAGGCGCAGGCCGGCCTCATGGCGTATCTCAAGAGGCGTGGCTGGAACCTCGACGAGATGTGTCTCTCCTTCATCGGCTTCGAGGGCGGCAAGGCGCACGCGAAACGGCAGAAGTCGCTCGTCGACCGGATCGTGCGCAAGCATCACGGCATCGGCGTCGGCAAGGGACCCGGTGCGCTCTACGACCAGAAGAAGTTCGACACGCCGTACATCCGCGACTTCCTGCTCGACCGCGGTGCCGCCGGCGACGTGAGCGAGACCGCCGGTCCGTGGTCGAAGCTGCGTGGCATCCACGCGGCGGTCTACGAGGCGGCCGACCGTGCCTACGAGAAGATCGGCCGCACGGGCTGGACGATGTCGCACATGTCGCACTCGTACCACTCTGGAGCCTGCCTCTACTTCACTTTCGCCTTCGTGTTTGGTGACGACCCGCTCGGCGAGTACGACACGGTCAAGCGCGCGATCCAGCAGGCGTTCATCGACGCCGGCGGCACCATCTCACACCACCACGGGGTGGGACTGGAACACGCGCCGTGGCTGGAGGAGGACATCTCGGCGCAGGGCGTCGCGGTCATGTCGGGCCTCTTCGACGCTGCCGACCCGGGCGGCAACTTCAACCCGCGCAAGATCGTGGTCTGA
- a CDS encoding putative quinol monooxygenase: MPNTDRPIALYGFLRPRPERADEVRRTLSSLVEPTRQEPGNLQYHLHEHEDGRFFLYEVWRSQEDLDRHNATPPLRAFLENLSTFLEEAPEGHFDTMLSPYPDTEPAPA, encoded by the coding sequence ATGCCGAACACAGATCGCCCCATCGCCCTCTACGGTTTCCTGCGGCCCAGGCCGGAACGCGCGGACGAGGTCCGGCGCACCCTCTCCTCCCTCGTGGAACCCACCCGGCAAGAGCCCGGCAACCTGCAGTACCACCTTCACGAGCACGAGGACGGCCGCTTCTTCCTGTACGAGGTCTGGCGCTCCCAGGAAGACCTGGACCGGCACAACGCGACGCCCCCGCTGCGCGCCTTCCTGGAAAACCTGTCGACTTTCCTGGAAGAAGCCCCGGAGGGCCACTTCGACACCATGCTCAGCCCGTACCCCGACACCGAACCGGCTCCCGCCTGA
- a CDS encoding 2-phosphosulfolactate phosphatase translates to MDPLRLEQYLEAVLRQVEIDEAVVAGALRNATAAAHWLVGQGYGTADRPVAVIASGERWPDGSLRPAMEDLLGAGAIVAALHERLSDTLSPEAAVAAASFQATSDVSAAVAASSSGRELIGGGFVEDVVVATELDACTAVPVLIEGAFTVTQ, encoded by the coding sequence GTGGATCCACTGCGCCTCGAACAGTATCTGGAAGCCGTCCTGCGTCAGGTCGAGATCGACGAAGCTGTGGTTGCCGGGGCCCTCCGAAACGCGACGGCCGCGGCGCACTGGCTCGTTGGCCAGGGCTACGGGACCGCCGACCGCCCCGTCGCGGTGATCGCCTCAGGCGAGCGCTGGCCCGACGGGAGCCTGCGGCCCGCCATGGAAGACCTGCTCGGCGCGGGAGCCATCGTTGCCGCGCTGCACGAACGGCTCAGCGACACGCTCTCGCCGGAAGCCGCCGTGGCAGCGGCCAGCTTCCAGGCGACCTCGGACGTCAGCGCTGCAGTGGCCGCCAGCTCCTCCGGGCGGGAGCTCATCGGCGGGGGATTTGTCGAGGACGTCGTTGTCGCCACCGAACTGGACGCCTGCACCGCGGTTCCCGTCCTCATCGAAGGGGCGTTCACCGTCACTCAGTGA
- a CDS encoding chloramphenicol phosphotransferase CPT family protein: MASGRIIFLNGTSSSGKSSIARELLDILDDGVFFHLAVDSFNAMRSKRELEAEELDAALRRTRMGFHRSIAAMAEVGNDIVVDHVLSEPWRLLDCLTVLPPEDVLFVGVHCQPDELARRELARGDRPPGLAAHQYDLVHAHGDYDLECDTSTAGPRACAQRIKEVLPHRPNPTAFTRLSRRHLMDSQEPPTAKHNLLDLG; this comes from the coding sequence ATGGCATCTGGTCGCATCATCTTCCTCAACGGCACCTCCAGTTCGGGGAAGTCGAGCATCGCTCGGGAGCTTCTGGACATCCTCGACGACGGCGTCTTCTTCCACCTGGCGGTCGACAGCTTCAATGCGATGCGCAGTAAGCGGGAGCTCGAGGCGGAGGAACTCGACGCCGCGCTGCGGCGGACCAGGATGGGCTTCCACCGCTCGATTGCGGCCATGGCTGAGGTGGGCAACGACATCGTGGTCGACCATGTGCTGAGCGAGCCGTGGCGACTGCTCGACTGCCTGACAGTGCTGCCGCCCGAGGACGTACTGTTTGTCGGCGTCCACTGCCAGCCGGACGAGCTGGCCCGCCGCGAGCTGGCCCGGGGCGACCGTCCTCCGGGCCTCGCGGCGCACCAATACGACCTGGTTCACGCCCACGGCGACTACGACCTGGAGTGCGACACCAGCACGGCAGGCCCACGCGCATGCGCTCAGCGAATCAAGGAGGTTCTCCCGCACCGCCCCAACCCCACCGCTTTCACCCGCCTCAGCCGACGCCACCTGATGGACAGCCAAGAACCACCTACGGCGAAGCACAATCTCCTCGACTTGGGCTAA
- a CDS encoding MerR family transcriptional regulator has translation MKIGELAAATGTSVRLLRYYEEQSLLESYRLDSGHRRYEDSAPAVVRRIRALLDAGLPTRVIRDLLPCVRQDGTVAGCKLETLQEHLQGLDDRICSLSETRTSLAGLISATQARESVLR, from the coding sequence ATGAAGATCGGCGAGCTCGCCGCCGCGACGGGGACCTCAGTCCGACTGCTGCGGTACTACGAGGAGCAGAGCCTCCTGGAGTCCTACCGCCTCGACAGCGGCCACCGCCGCTACGAAGACAGCGCCCCCGCCGTGGTCCGCCGTATTCGCGCGCTGCTGGATGCCGGACTGCCGACGCGGGTCATCCGCGACCTGCTGCCGTGCGTTCGCCAGGACGGCACGGTCGCCGGATGCAAGCTGGAGACCCTTCAAGAACACCTCCAGGGTCTGGACGACCGGATCTGCTCACTGTCGGAAACCCGCACCTCTCTGGCCGGGCTCATCTCCGCCACCCAGGCCCGCGAGTCGGTACTCAGGTAA